The genomic window TATTATTATAAAAGATATCAGCAAAACTCGGTGCAATTATTACTTTAAAACCATAATCTAATAACGACCAAACAGCGTGCTCTCTAGAAGAACCACATCCAAAATTGTCTCTTGTTAATAATATACTAGCATTTCTATATATTTTTTTGTTTAAAATGAAATCATTATTTATTTTTAGTTGATTTTTATCAAGAAAACGCCAATCATGAAATAAATATTTACCAAATCCTACCTTACTTACTTTTTTTAAAAATTGTTTAGGAATAATAATATCTGTATCTATATTGGATATATCTAAAGGAAGAACTATCCCTTTATGTTCAGTAAACTTCAACATTTTTTAATTACTCTTATCCAGTATCTTTCTAATATCAACAAAACGACCAAATATTGCAGTTGCAGCCGCCATAATAGGACTAACTAAATGAGTGCGACCTCCTCTACCCTGCCTTCCTTCAAAATTACGATTACTCGTAGACGCACATCTTTCACCTTGTCTCAATTGATCTGCATTCATACCCAAACACATTGAACAACCAGGCAATCTCCATTGAAAACCTGAATTAATAAAAATTTGATCTAAACCTTCATTTTCCGCTTGTTTTTTTACCGATCCCGATCCCGGAACTACAATAGCTTTCACGTATGGAGAAATTTTTTTATTTTTTAATATTTTTGCTGCTGATCTTAAATCTTCTATACGCGCATTGGTACAAGATCCAATAAAAATTGTATCAACAGTAATGTCAGTCAAGAATGTTCCAGGTTTTAATCCCATATAATGACATGCTGATTTTGCTAAATTAGTTTTTATAATATTATGAAAACTATTAAATTGAGGTATTTTGTCTGTAATAGATATAACCTGATCAGGATTTGTACCCCAAGTAACCTGCGGCGCAAGATCAGATATATTTATGGTAAAAGTCTTATCAAAAAGA from Buchnera aphidicola (Cavariella theobaldi) includes these protein-coding regions:
- the leuD gene encoding 3-isopropylmalate dehydratase small subunit, which encodes MLKFTEHKGIVLPLDISNIDTDIIIPKQFLKKVSKVGFGKYLFHDWRFLDKNQLKINNDFILNKKIYRNASILLTRDNFGCGSSREHAVWSLLDYGFKVIIAPSFADIFYNNSFNNKLLLITLPNAVIDNLFNIAFSEPGIYFNVNLLKRYIIVENKQYDFKIDEFLCFCLINGLDDIDLTMQCIHHIDSYEKNILHFLIKRKTFVS